In Procambarus clarkii isolate CNS0578487 chromosome 25, FALCON_Pclarkii_2.0, whole genome shotgun sequence, the following proteins share a genomic window:
- the LOC138368465 gene encoding putative ammonium transporter 1, giving the protein MDAGHNISLLMSGENPTPMSRELDILQKDLDTLFLIVFGILIFILQTGFAFLEAGSVRSKNTTNILLKNMLDVFIGGIAYWLVGFPLAFGGGNSFSGTEYWASYGLSDEHLAFWFFQFVIATTASTIISGSMAERCAFNAYLIYTTVLSAVVYPVVSHWTWSDVGWLKTQHYQDFGGSGVVHLTGGVAALVGAVILGPRIGRFGPKGKEIRGHSVPLAALGGFILLFGFLAFNGGSQASISHEGDAVAIAKAVFNTVISASSGGIAVLLVYRSVLCGRESTWSFLMALNGSLAGMVSISAGCNVVRPWSACVIGTVGGSVFLAIHTLLPKLKGTLLILSPLSFLNFVSRRQQVAIDDPLDAVAVNMGGGLWGLVAVALFQDGGIVYGGSTEVLAWNIVGALAIVAWSGGLCLVMFGSLRLLGLLRVPPEMEIAGK; this is encoded by the exons ATGGATGCCGGACACAATATTAGTTTACTAATGTCTGGCGAGAACCCGACGCCAATGTCCCGGGAACTGGACATCCTGCAGAAGGACCTGGACACCCTCTTCCTCATTGTGTTCGGCATCCTCATATTCA TCTTGCAGACCGGGTTCGCATTCCTTGAGGCAGGCTCCGTAAGGTCcaagaacaccaccaacatcctTCTCAAGAACATGCTCGATGTCT TCATTGGTGGCATAGCGTACTGGCTGGTGGGGTTCCCGCTGGCGTTTGGAGGCGGGAACAGCTTCTCTGGTACAGAGTACTGGGCGTCGTACGGGCTGTCGGACGAGCACCTGGCCTTCTGGTTCTTCCAGTTCGTCAtcgccaccacagcctccaccatcATCTCGGGGTCGATGGCTGAGCGGTGTGCCTTCAATGCTTATCTCATCTACACGACCGTGCTGTCAG CTGTGGTGTACCCGGTGGTgtcacactggacctggtcagacGTTGGCTGGCTCAAGACTCAACATTACCAGGACTTCGGTGGCTCTGGCGTCGTCCACCTCACAGGGGGCGTGGCAGCTCTTGTTGGGGCTGTAATTCTTGGGCCCAGAATTGGTCGCTTCGGACCCAAGGGCAAGGAGATACGTGGACACTCTGTGCCG CTGGCAGCTCTGGGAGGCTTCATCCTGCTCTTCGGGTTCCTGGCCTTCAACGGAGGGTCCCAAGCGTCCATCAGCCACGAGGGTGATGCTGTAGCCATTGCCAAGGCTGTCTTTAACACTGTGATCTCGGCGTCTTCAGGAGGCATCGCTGTGCTCTTGGTGTACCGTTCTGTGCTGTGTGGGAGGGAGTCCACCTGGTCCTTCCTAATGGCCCTTAATGGTTCTCTCGCTGGCATG GTGTCAATCAGTGCCGGGTGTAACGTTGTGCGGCCGTGGAGTGCCTGTGTCATTGGTACAGTGGGTGGATCAGTGTTCCTCGCCATCCACACTCTTCTGCCCAAGTTGAAGGGTACGTTACTGATTCTCTCGCCGCTCAGTTTTCTTAACTTTGTCTCAAGAAGGCAACAAGTAGCCA TTGACGACCCACTTGATGCTGTGGCTGTAAACATgggaggtgggttgtgggggctggttgCTGTGGCCCTCTTCCAGGATGGTGGCATTGTGTACGGGGGCAGCACGGAGGTCCTCGCCTGGAACATAGTGGGGGCGCTGGCCATAGTGGCCTGGTCTGGTGGTCTCTGCTTGGTTATGTTTGGTTCCCTCAGGCTGCTCGGCCTCTTGAGGGTGCCTCCAGAAATGGAAATTGCAGGCAAGTGA